The Eupeodes corollae chromosome X, idEupCoro1.1, whole genome shotgun sequence DNA window aaaaatggaaaattatcaTCAGCATAGGTTTTCTAGGATGCGCCTATGCTAATTCTGGCCCATTCCATGCTCTATTTTAACAATTAGACATAGACCCTTCCAAAAAAAAGGAGCCTACACCATGATATTACCGTGGTTCACAATTTTACTGTGTAGCGTTAATTAAGCTCTTGCTTTGGTGGATGTCAAACATCACGCATTCCTTCGCAGCCCAAACGGTTGAACTTAGATTTATCGcttcaaataacatttttccaaaatatcgAGTTTTCTCCGTATTTAGCGAACTTTAGTTTAGCTGAAAAACGAggggtttttaataaaattcttctCATATAGTCTTTTGAGGATTGTCTTGCTGCTTAATGATATTTGACGGTCTTTATGCATTTCATCCCGAATTTCAGCTGATGTCATAAACAAATTCCTTACTTTGCATAAGCAGCGGTTAATCTTTTTGAGGTCAGATATGCAAGACTGTTGTCGACCCATCTAATCaattaataatcaaaattgTACTATACAAACCCCtacaaaaactactttaaattttagattGTACTGTTGTTTTagaatttacacaaaattttaacaacttgtGCTAATTCTTTGCCCACATAAACTTTAGTAATGGCGATTTAATCTTCTGCAATAATACATAAACAAGTGTAAATAACTGTACATTTTCAAAGATCACAGAACGATACAGCATAGATCGTGATGGTGTAAATAGTATTTTAGAATTTCTTTCGTCAACtagtgaaatattttcttactaAAACAAAGTGTTTTGTGCTAATTCCCTGTTCAACACTGTATTTAAGATTATTCATGGTAATGAACACAACAAATTATCAGCTCTAAGtcgatgaaatattttttttttaaaaaagagttaTTCACTCTTATACACACCGGTGGAGTTGTTTAGAATGCCCAATACTTTGATGATTGTTTacaagtagaaaaaaaaaatactagaagAGTTTATAAAGACTTTTTTAACGTTACTTTTATTGCgctttgaaacaaatttaaattcctCTTAAGTATGTGAAAGGTGAAGGTGGACCGCGCACCTAGATAGTGGGAATTAAAAAGACGaattgtttcttaaaatccTCTAAGTTCAATATTACATACTTTTTAAATACTTCCTCACGTTTTTCAGAAGTATGAAATTAAAACTAGATTgaaatacaagaaaaagattGTTCTACTCGTACTTTAAAATCTAATCTAAGAATGTATTAGTTCCTCGCATGTTTTTATTACTATTGCTTAACCGCAACACATCctctaaaaataatatgatttttcaaagcaaaaatctttttcttctacatacagtttaaatcattttagtatcttacttagatTTTGGAAATTCAGTTATGAAACTTTGAAATTAATGCTTTTATGGTTTTAAACAATACGGTTTGGAATGCATTTTTTTGGTGCCGGTTTTCAATTTAAACCGTCcgctaaaattttcaaaaacctaaatacaaaatacatatataataaagaaGCCACAAATTGGCATATCAATTGAAGGTCGAATAAAACAGGAATAAaggaaatatgtatatatttttgttttacttgtgtTGTGTACttcctaaaatattttgatgttgTTCTTTTTTCCGCAAAATCAGTATGGAAGGTGGAGAATTATTTCAGCGAATACAAGACAAGCGAGATGGAGCATTTACAGAAAGAGGTAAATTGTGAAAAGTTTAAcgaataaattctaaaatgacTAGTTTGTTACTATATTTAGAAGCTGCACAAGTAATGCATGATATATGCGTAGCAGTTCATTATTTACACAGCAAAGATATTGCACATAGAGACTTAAAACCAGAAAACCTTCTGTATACAACACCCGCTCCAAATGCAATCCTAAAATTAACTGATTTTGGATTTGCTAAGGAAACTTTGATTAAAGACACATTACAAACACCTTGCTATACACCGTACTATGTTGGTATGTTTTTTTGAACTTCTCCGATTCGAAAAACGTAACTTTTGATTTGTAAATTAAGCGCCAGAAGTTTTGGGCCCAGAAAAATACGACAAAAGCTGTGACATCTGGTCGCTTGGTGTGATTATGTACATTTTGCTGTGTGGTTTCCCACCCTTCTATAGTAATCATGGAGAAGCCATATCACCTGGTATGCGATCACGCATTCGTACTGGTCAATATGATTTTCCCGATCCCGAATGGAGGAATGTCAGTCAAGCGGCCAAAGACCTCATCAAAGGTATGCTCAACGTTAATCCAAGTCAACGATTGACCATCGTTCAAGTAATGCGTAACAGTTGGATAGCGCAATACACCCAAGTGCCACAAACCCCATTGCATACAGGACGTATGTTGAAAGAGAGCGAAGATACATGGCCAGAGGTCCAGGAAGAAATGACGCGTTCATTAGCAACAATGAGAGTTGATTACGATCaagtaaataatatattttttcaattagatTATTTCAATTTCGCTTACTCTCTTTTTTCCAGACACACATCAAACCACTCGATAATTCTGAAAATAATTTGCTCAAGAGACGAAGAAAACTTGAAGAGATTTCACCAAAAGCCTAGGGGTAGGCAtcatcgaaataatttttttttctatgaaaatatttgtatttaatcggagaaaataatactaatataaaaataataaaaagattcATCAATGCGTTAAGTAATGTGAATATaatattgtattaaatttatacTATAAATACAACTCAAAACTGTACAGTGGGGGAATAAGCATAATTAaggtttaagattaaaaaaatataagtattaCATTATCAAGAAAACATTAATCTTTGTTTCTGAAAAAGACCATTAGTCTTTTTACACAGTCCTTCCTTTCACATTCGTACTATAAATCccaacaaaaatgtattgtacTAAAATTATTTCCTACGAAACTCTTAGTTCCGTAAAATTGGCATGCTTAGCCCCGGAATTATAGGaaatcttatttctttttataaaccaaaaccaaaaaacttgcagacaaatagtaaaaaatctaataaatataaactaaaagttAAATGGAAGTTAAGTTTATTGTGAAAACAAGGGCAAAGAAATTTGAAGTGGCACTTTCCGTTCTTGggtatttttcgaatttaattcAAACACTGCAATTATAAcgaaataaattgggtggctcaacagtccgttgaaaactagggcttagtgactttaAACTCTCAAcccttcctgtgtgcgagtactgttgtcaggaatgaaggggacctacaattttaagacgAATATGAAAGGCTAATTTAAGGAGGAaattttcttgacaagaattactcttggaagatttttcaattccttgcaatagacagtacccgtgaaaaaaacctTCAATGACACAGGGACTTAAACCAAGACCTCTGTCATTTTAGCTATATTCCTGATTTATTAAGGCTcattttatcaattcttttcACTGATAAGTCCATGGAAGGAAGCTGTACGCCCACGAATCTTAGTGACACAATAGCAGTAGGGCCGGTAGTTCAAATACATGACAACACAAGttaaagatttttagttgaagcATTTAATCTCATGGGATTCTGGAGCCCATATTTAGAAGTTCTTCGTTTTGAACGTTCAGCTGCAGCGGAAAGAGGAACCACCATAACTGTCCCTCTGGAGCCTTCGGAAACTCCT harbors:
- the LOC129953278 gene encoding MAP kinase-activated protein kinase 2, whose protein sequence is MLKTTTSNVNDRVPKTTLLVDDYEISNTVLGLGINGKVVQCSNRKTQQKYALKVLLDNPKARREVDLHWRASGCRHIVNIIDVYENTYSGNKCLLVVMECMEGGELFQRIQDKRDGAFTEREAAQVMHDICVAVHYLHSKDIAHRDLKPENLLYTTPAPNAILKLTDFGFAKETLIKDTLQTPCYTPYYVAPEVLGPEKYDKSCDIWSLGVIMYILLCGFPPFYSNHGEAISPGMRSRIRTGQYDFPDPEWRNVSQAAKDLIKGMLNVNPSQRLTIVQVMRNSWIAQYTQVPQTPLHTGRMLKESEDTWPEVQEEMTRSLATMRVDYDQTHIKPLDNSENNLLKRRRKLEEISPKA